The following coding sequences lie in one Arachis ipaensis cultivar K30076 chromosome B05, Araip1.1, whole genome shotgun sequence genomic window:
- the LOC107643510 gene encoding uncharacterized protein LOC107643510 isoform X1, whose translation MAAIAVPSTPPMEVRQEREDVQGERRRARREGEPWPATLPSLPELPSPLPFGLPWRRTQWERNRSSVTATGKVSGYRVWLCCRWNLPKATTVRFSYSSSVTLLRCRWSYRYSILSLIRNYKNSQI comes from the exons ATGGCTGCCATCGCCGTTCCATCAACACCACCAATGGAGGTTCGCCAGGAGAGAGAAGACGTGCAAGGAGAGAGAAGACGCGCGAGGAGAGAGGGAGAACCATGGCCAGCCACATTGCCGTCACTGCCGGAGCTTCCTTCGCCGCTGCCATTCGGTCTGCCATGGAGGAGAACACAGTGGGAAAGAAATCGTTCCTCTGTCACTGCCACTGGCAAAGTTTCTGGGTATCGAGTATGGCTCTGTTGTCGCTGGAACCTCCCCAAAGCTACTACTGTTCGGTTCAGCTATTCCTCTTCAGTTACA CTGCTGCGTTGTCGCTGGAGCTACCGCTACTCCATTCTTTCACTTATTCGTAATTACA AAAATAGTCAGATTTGA
- the LOC107643510 gene encoding uncharacterized protein LOC107643510 isoform X2, whose protein sequence is MASHIAVTAGASFAAAIRSAMEENTVGKKSFLCHCHWQSFWVSSMALLSLEPPQSYYCSVQLFLFSYRSSFSSCMLILMVVACNTKLLRCRWSYRYSILSLIRNYKNSQI, encoded by the exons ATGGCCAGCCACATTGCCGTCACTGCCGGAGCTTCCTTCGCCGCTGCCATTCGGTCTGCCATGGAGGAGAACACAGTGGGAAAGAAATCGTTCCTCTGTCACTGCCACTGGCAAAGTTTCTGGGTATCGAGTATGGCTCTGTTGTCGCTGGAACCTCCCCAAAGCTACTACTGTTCGGTTCAGCTATTCCTCTTCAGTTACA GGTCGAGTTTTAGTTCTTGCATGCTGATTTTAATGGTTGTTGCATGCAACACCAAGCTGCTGCGTTGTCGCTGGAGCTACCGCTACTCCATTCTTTCACTTATTCGTAATTACA AAAATAGTCAGATTTGA